A genome region from Armatimonadota bacterium includes the following:
- a CDS encoding ThuA domain-containing protein: MSKPIRVTVWNEFRHERKSADIAAIYPRGMHGAIAEHLRGQEGFEVRTATLDEPEHGLTEQVLAATDVLTWWGHTAHREVQDDIVARVQARVLDGMGLIVLHSGHFSKIFRALTGTTCNLRWREAGEKERLWVVDRSHPIAGGLGEYFELPHTEMYGEPFDIPAPDALVFVSWFAGGEVFRSGCCFNRGRGKIFYFRPGHETLPIYHDANVLRVITNAVRWAATAHAAPPTFGNVEPLEKLTGD; this comes from the coding sequence ATGAGCAAGCCGATTCGCGTCACGGTGTGGAACGAGTTTCGCCACGAGCGCAAGAGCGCGGACATCGCCGCCATCTACCCGCGGGGGATGCACGGGGCCATCGCGGAGCATTTGCGCGGGCAGGAGGGCTTCGAGGTGCGCACCGCGACCCTCGACGAGCCGGAGCATGGCCTGACGGAGCAGGTGCTGGCCGCCACCGATGTCTTGACGTGGTGGGGGCATACTGCGCACCGAGAGGTGCAGGACGATATCGTGGCGCGGGTGCAGGCGCGGGTGCTGGACGGCATGGGGCTGATCGTGCTGCACTCGGGGCACTTCTCGAAGATCTTTCGCGCGTTGACCGGCACCACGTGCAACCTGCGCTGGCGCGAGGCGGGTGAGAAGGAGCGCCTGTGGGTGGTGGACCGCAGCCACCCCATCGCCGGGGGGCTGGGGGAGTACTTCGAGCTGCCCCACACCGAGATGTACGGCGAGCCCTTCGACATCCCGGCGCCCGACGCGCTGGTGTTCGTGAGCTGGTTTGCCGGGGGCGAGGTCTTCCGCAGCGGCTGCTGCTTCAATCGCGGCCGCGGCAAGATCTTCTACTTCCGGCCCGGGCACGAGACGCTCCCCATCTATCACGACGCCAACGTACTCCGCGTCATCACCAATGCCGTGCGTTGGGCGGCGACGGCGCACGCGGCGCCGCCGACGTTCGGCAATGTCGAGCCGCTGGAGAAGCTGACCGGGGACTGA